From Pelotomaculum schinkii, one genomic window encodes:
- the nrdG gene encoding anaerobic ribonucleoside-triphosphate reductase activating protein — MELRIAGIISESVVDGPGYRFVVFAQGCRHACPGCHNPHTWDPAGGTAVRAEELLEQVKAARMLKGITITGGEPFLQPAPLAWLAREVKKLGLDVVTYSGYTWEDLLAMSQKKKDVKELLLSSDYLVDGPFILAEKDLELPFRGSSNQRILDVPQSLQAGRPVKAYFS; from the coding sequence ATGGAATTAAGGATAGCGGGGATAATTAGCGAAAGTGTGGTGGACGGGCCGGGCTACCGTTTTGTAGTCTTTGCGCAGGGCTGCAGGCACGCTTGCCCCGGCTGCCACAATCCACATACCTGGGATCCGGCAGGCGGTACCGCCGTCAGGGCGGAGGAGTTGCTGGAACAGGTTAAGGCCGCCAGGATGCTCAAGGGGATTACCATCACGGGCGGGGAACCATTTCTCCAGCCGGCGCCGCTGGCCTGGCTGGCGCGGGAGGTTAAAAAGCTGGGACTGGATGTGGTCACTTACTCAGGGTACACCTGGGAAGACCTGCTGGCAATGTCGCAGAAGAAGAAGGATGTAAAAGAACTGCTCCTTAGCTCAGACTACCTGGTGGACGGTCCTTTTATCCTGGCGGAAAAGGATCTGGAACTTCCCTTCCGTGGATCGAGTAACCAGAGGATACTGGACGTGCCCCAATCTCTCCAGGCGGGCAGGCCGGTAAAAGCTTATTTTTCTTGA
- the nrdD gene encoding anaerobic ribonucleoside-triphosphate reductase, whose product MFKTIQKRDGRIVPFDESKITDAIFKAARAVGGEDRQTAMELTIEVLKLLKKQYNGNLFGVEDVQDLVEKVLIEAGHARTAKAYILHRDRRTRMRDAKGELMDAVEEILEETNRENANISNSPSAKMLQIASAASKRYYLTRLIPEEMSLAHQRGDLHIHDLDFYGKTLTCVPDFEYTLIRDSQGEVKRVKFDFFNCLIDKLDANVNVIEGAEVLNLDGYQILGRAGWTKINSVMRRKLREGENLYRIKTRKGLPLHLTGEHKVPVIRVGKEILVQVKDIKKGDQLLNGAREFEASSEIPVLDLFVSKRKEIPYGITIRNAQKLIHWLRYKYDDFKFKLTIGTKQSSKGGNFLSGDEYAKLAETYYIPYEVKQQLTVTTTKGTKSLPAFLPITPELMRLLGYILSEGHINIATSNRSIAIVNQNPDIQADIEHCVNSVFNDHTTVLYTSKFRDKQKGRLLNGSVYTALFRYVLGAKTNEFNIDIPNFVINASTQLKAHFLQGLFDGDGHYGKNRIAYSTVSEQLASKLSLLLQSIGVETTLYHRETKGTGLVVNGNVVTTRNYDSYTLNILETVSLQNFFDKVQSLKDNSKTKDYAFSVPGRNLCPQDVVAVDEATGYDRYVFDLETAEHWFTVNDYVVHNCLQIPLFKLLSEGFNTGHGYIRPPKRPSTATALAAIILQSSQNDMHGGQSYAFFDRDIAPFVQEASDSETYQAMEALIHNLNSMHSRAGAQVPFSSLNVGTETSEPARRVVKNLLLAYEAGLGHGENPIFPNIIFRVKDGINYNPGDPNYDLFKLALKVAGRRLNPTFSFMDSSFNREYGDQVSYMGCRTRVMANRRGPAVTDGRGNLSFTTINLPRVAIMAERDLSDFYRRLSAIMGLTVRQLYHRYGVQCKLKVKDMPFIMGQKLYLESEGLKPDDPIEEAIKHGTLSLGFIGLAEALTALTGRHHGQSEESQALGLEIVAFMRQKIDEAAAEFDLNYTLLATPAEGLSGRFVNLDRKEFGLIPGVTNKEYYTNSFHVPVDFPVSSFDKILLEAPYHKYCNAGHISYVEMPSPPVHNLEAVETIIRHMHDHDMGYGGINYPVDFCVGCNLTGVFNEDNCPRCGSANIRRVRRITGYLSTTDRFNDSKLAELKDRVTHR is encoded by the coding sequence ATGTTTAAGACCATCCAGAAGAGGGACGGACGGATAGTTCCATTTGACGAATCTAAAATAACCGACGCTATCTTTAAAGCTGCCAGGGCCGTAGGCGGAGAGGATCGCCAGACTGCCATGGAGCTTACCATAGAGGTGCTGAAGCTCTTGAAGAAGCAGTATAACGGCAACCTCTTCGGGGTGGAGGACGTCCAGGACCTTGTAGAAAAGGTGCTTATTGAAGCGGGACATGCCCGCACCGCCAAGGCCTACATACTTCACCGCGACAGGCGGACGCGCATGCGGGACGCCAAGGGCGAATTAATGGACGCGGTGGAGGAGATCCTTGAGGAAACCAACCGGGAAAACGCCAACATCAGCAATTCTCCCTCGGCCAAGATGCTTCAGATAGCCAGCGCTGCCAGCAAGAGGTATTACCTGACCAGGCTTATCCCCGAAGAGATGTCTCTGGCCCACCAGCGCGGAGACCTGCACATCCACGACCTCGACTTCTACGGAAAGACATTGACTTGTGTGCCCGATTTTGAGTATACACTGATACGCGACAGCCAAGGTGAAGTTAAAAGAGTAAAATTTGATTTTTTCAATTGCTTAATTGATAAGTTGGATGCAAACGTTAATGTGATCGAGGGAGCAGAGGTATTAAATCTAGATGGTTACCAAATACTAGGCCGAGCCGGCTGGACCAAGATTAATAGTGTTATGCGTAGAAAATTACGTGAGGGAGAGAATTTATATAGGATTAAAACCAGGAAGGGACTGCCGTTGCATTTAACTGGTGAGCATAAGGTCCCTGTTATAAGAGTTGGAAAAGAAATATTAGTTCAGGTCAAAGATATCAAAAAGGGAGACCAGTTGCTTAATGGCGCCCGGGAGTTCGAAGCGTCTTCAGAAATACCTGTCTTAGATTTATTTGTTTCAAAACGAAAGGAAATTCCCTATGGTATAACAATTAGAAATGCACAGAAATTGATTCACTGGTTACGTTATAAGTATGATGATTTCAAATTCAAGCTGACCATTGGAACCAAACAAAGCTCTAAAGGTGGCAATTTCTTAAGCGGAGATGAGTACGCCAAACTCGCTGAAACTTATTATATTCCGTATGAAGTCAAGCAGCAGCTAACGGTTACTACCACAAAAGGAACCAAGAGTTTACCGGCTTTCCTGCCTATTACACCTGAATTGATGAGGCTGTTAGGGTATATTCTTTCCGAGGGACATATTAATATAGCAACATCAAACAGATCAATAGCTATAGTTAATCAGAACCCTGATATACAGGCTGATATTGAACATTGTGTTAATAGTGTCTTTAATGATCATACAACAGTTTTATATACAAGCAAGTTTAGAGATAAACAAAAAGGCAGGTTGTTGAATGGTTCGGTTTATACAGCCCTGTTTCGGTATGTGTTAGGAGCAAAGACAAATGAATTTAATATTGATATACCCAATTTTGTTATTAATGCTTCTACACAGCTAAAAGCTCATTTTCTACAGGGCCTTTTTGACGGTGACGGACATTATGGTAAAAATAGAATTGCATATAGTACAGTATCGGAACAGCTTGCTAGCAAGTTATCATTGCTGCTTCAAAGCATTGGAGTGGAAACTACCTTATACCACCGGGAGACCAAGGGAACGGGTTTAGTTGTCAACGGAAACGTTGTCACTACTAGGAATTATGATAGTTATACCCTAAATATCCTTGAAACTGTTAGTCTACAAAATTTCTTTGATAAAGTTCAATCGCTTAAGGATAATTCTAAGACGAAGGATTATGCTTTTTCAGTTCCAGGAAGGAATTTATGTCCGCAGGATGTGGTAGCAGTAGATGAGGCAACAGGTTATGATCGCTACGTATTTGACCTCGAAACTGCGGAGCACTGGTTTACCGTTAATGACTACGTTGTTCACAACTGCCTGCAAATCCCCCTCTTCAAGCTGTTGTCGGAAGGATTCAACACCGGACACGGCTATATCCGGCCACCCAAGAGGCCGTCAACGGCTACAGCGCTTGCGGCCATCATCCTGCAGAGCTCCCAGAACGACATGCACGGTGGCCAGTCGTATGCATTCTTTGATCGTGACATTGCTCCTTTTGTTCAGGAAGCATCGGACTCAGAAACCTATCAGGCCATGGAGGCTTTAATTCATAACCTAAATTCTATGCACAGCAGGGCCGGCGCGCAAGTGCCCTTTTCAAGCCTGAACGTCGGTACCGAGACCTCCGAACCTGCCCGGCGGGTAGTGAAGAACCTTCTGCTGGCGTACGAGGCCGGTCTTGGTCACGGTGAGAACCCCATCTTCCCCAATATCATCTTCAGGGTAAAAGATGGAATAAATTATAATCCCGGCGATCCCAACTACGACCTGTTCAAGCTGGCTCTCAAGGTGGCCGGCAGGCGGCTGAATCCCACCTTCAGTTTTATGGATTCCTCTTTTAACAGGGAGTACGGCGACCAGGTCAGCTATATGGGCTGCCGCACCAGGGTGATGGCCAACCGGCGGGGGCCTGCGGTGACCGACGGCAGGGGCAACCTGTCCTTTACCACGATTAACCTGCCGCGTGTGGCGATTATGGCCGAGCGGGATCTCTCCGATTTCTACCGCAGGCTTTCAGCCATAATGGGCCTTACCGTCCGCCAGTTATATCACCGTTACGGTGTGCAGTGCAAGCTGAAAGTCAAGGATATGCCCTTTATCATGGGACAGAAGCTATACCTGGAATCGGAAGGGCTAAAACCCGACGATCCTATTGAAGAGGCCATCAAACACGGTACACTTTCCTTAGGTTTCATCGGCCTGGCCGAAGCCCTCACCGCTCTTACCGGGCGCCACCACGGTCAGAGCGAGGAGTCGCAGGCTCTGGGCCTGGAAATAGTAGCTTTCATGCGCCAAAAAATAGACGAGGCCGCGGCGGAGTTCGACCTCAACTATACCCTGCTGGCCACTCCGGCTGAGGGACTGTCCGGGCGCTTTGTGAATTTGGACCGCAAGGAATTTGGGTTGATTCCCGGTGTCACCAACAAGGAATACTATACCAATTCTTTCCACGTGCCGGTCGATTTTCCGGTGTCCAGTTTCGATAAGATCCTTCTGGAGGCTCCGTACCATAAATACTGCAATGCCGGGCACATCAGCTACGTGGAGATGCCTTCGCCACCTGTGCACAACCTGGAGGCCGTTGAGACCATTATCAGGCACATGCATGATCACGACATGGGTTACGGGGGCATCAACTACCCGGTGGATTTCTGCGTCGGCTGCAACCTTACCGGGGTATTTAATGAGGACAACTGTCCACGCTGCGGTTCGGCCAACATCCGGCGGGTGCGCCGCATCACCGGTTATCTAAGCACTACTGATCGCTTCAATGACAGTAAGTTAGCCGAACTTAAGGACCGCGTCACACATAGATGA
- the nrdR gene encoding transcriptional regulator NrdR, with translation MMCPYCAYADSRVLDSRPTLEGNSIRRRRECGGCGKRFTTYEKVDELPLMVVKKDGRREAFNRQKLLSGLAKACQKRPVSTAQLEAVVELIERELRNTIEREVRSHYIGELVMNHLRGLDEVAYVRFASVYREFRDAESFMEELKNLLKKNG, from the coding sequence ATGATGTGCCCGTATTGCGCTTATGCCGACAGCAGGGTATTGGACTCCCGTCCTACTCTGGAAGGCAATTCGATCCGCCGCCGGAGGGAATGCGGCGGCTGCGGCAAACGGTTTACCACTTATGAAAAGGTGGATGAGCTGCCGCTCATGGTGGTAAAAAAAGATGGACGCAGGGAAGCGTTCAACCGGCAGAAACTGCTCTCCGGTCTGGCCAAGGCATGCCAAAAGCGTCCGGTTTCCACTGCGCAACTCGAAGCTGTGGTGGAGTTGATTGAAAGAGAGCTGCGCAATACCATTGAAAGGGAGGTAAGAAGCCATTATATCGGAGAACTGGTGATGAACCACCTGCGCGGGCTTGACGAGGTCGCTTATGTCCGTTTTGCCTCTGTTTACCGGGAATTCCGGGACGCTGAAAGTTTTATGGAGGAGTTAAAAAATCTTCTCAAGAAGAATGGCTAG
- a CDS encoding YlmC/YmxH family sporulation protein has translation MVKISDLRAREIVNIVDGRRLGLIKDIEIDMEEGRVTAFILPGDGGGGKFLGFLGREEELVVPWEKIKKIGMDVILVEVNNFSDPRHEFKINY, from the coding sequence ATGGTAAAGATATCTGACCTGCGGGCGCGGGAGATAGTTAACATAGTTGATGGACGAAGGCTTGGCTTGATTAAGGACATCGAGATAGACATGGAGGAGGGACGGGTTACCGCCTTCATCCTGCCTGGTGATGGTGGCGGCGGCAAGTTCCTGGGCTTTCTTGGCAGAGAAGAGGAGCTTGTTGTTCCGTGGGAGAAAATCAAAAAAATAGGTATGGATGTAATTTTGGTTGAGGTCAACAACTTTTCTGATCCGAGGCATGAGTTTAAGATCAATTATTAG
- the sigG gene encoding RNA polymerase sporulation sigma factor SigG: MLVNKVEICGVNTSKLPVLTGSQMKVLFETMHKGDPSARPQLINGNLRLVLSVIQRFTNRGEYVDDLFQVGCIGLMKAIDNFDLSQNVKFSTYAVPMIIGEIRRYLRDNNPIRVSRSLRDVAYKALQVRDTLVNKHSREPSINEIAVELKMPREEVVFALDAIQEPISLFEPIYHDGGDPIFVMDQISDEKNQDLNWLEGIAIRDALRKLSDREKLILSLRFYEGKTQMEVAEEIGISQAQVSRLEKAALSHMRKHI, from the coding sequence ATGCTGGTGAATAAGGTGGAGATCTGTGGTGTTAACACATCAAAGCTCCCGGTACTGACAGGCAGCCAGATGAAAGTTCTCTTTGAAACTATGCACAAGGGAGACCCCTCCGCCAGACCCCAGTTGATCAACGGCAACCTTAGACTTGTACTTAGCGTTATCCAGCGCTTCACAAACAGGGGAGAGTACGTGGATGACCTCTTCCAGGTTGGTTGTATAGGCTTGATGAAGGCTATTGATAATTTTGACCTTAGCCAGAATGTAAAGTTCTCCACCTATGCGGTGCCGATGATTATCGGAGAAATCCGCCGTTATCTTAGAGACAATAACCCTATCCGGGTAAGCCGTTCCCTGCGGGATGTCGCTTATAAAGCGCTCCAGGTAAGAGATACACTGGTTAACAAGCACTCACGGGAACCTTCTATCAATGAAATCGCCGTGGAATTAAAAATGCCCAGGGAAGAAGTTGTTTTTGCCCTGGATGCCATCCAGGAGCCAATTTCCCTGTTTGAGCCGATTTACCATGACGGCGGCGACCCGATTTTTGTCATGGACCAAATCAGTGACGAGAAAAACCAGGACTTGAACTGGTTGGAGGGTATAGCTATCAGGGATGCCCTGAGAAAGCTCAGCGACCGTGAAAAGTTAATCCTCAGCCTTCGTTTTTACGAGGGGAAAACCCAGATGGAGGTGGCCGAGGAAATCGGCATTTCCCAGGCACAGGTCTCACGATTGGAAAAAGCGGCGCTCAGCCACATGCGCAAGCATATATAA
- the sigE gene encoding RNA polymerase sporulation sigma factor SigE has translation MRWLVYLAVLRLLVRLGYRPRVFYVGSSEALPPPLTTDEESFLINRLESGDAAVRSILIERNLRLVVYIARKFENTGVGIEDLVSIGTIGLIKAVNTFDPAKKIKLATYASRCIENEILMYLRRNNKTRAEVSFDEPLNIDWDGNELLLSDVLGTENDVIYKYIEDEVDKKLLHLALQKLTGRERKIMELRFGLNNGMEKTQKEVADMLGISQSYISRLEKRIINRLKKEIHRME, from the coding sequence ATGAGGTGGCTTGTATACCTGGCCGTGCTCCGGCTGTTGGTCAGGCTCGGCTACCGCCCAAGGGTGTTTTATGTCGGTAGCAGTGAAGCGCTGCCTCCGCCATTAACCACCGATGAGGAATCCTTCCTGATTAACCGGCTGGAGTCAGGCGACGCGGCGGTAAGAAGCATATTGATAGAGAGAAACCTGCGCCTGGTGGTTTACATCGCCCGCAAATTTGAAAACACCGGGGTGGGTATCGAGGACCTGGTTTCCATCGGGACCATCGGCCTGATTAAAGCGGTAAATACATTTGATCCGGCTAAAAAGATCAAACTTGCGACATATGCTTCCCGCTGCATAGAAAATGAAATTTTGATGTACCTGAGAAGGAACAATAAGACTCGCGCCGAGGTGTCTTTTGACGAGCCGTTGAATATTGACTGGGACGGCAACGAACTCCTGCTGTCCGACGTTTTGGGTACGGAAAATGATGTTATTTATAAATATATTGAGGACGAGGTTGATAAAAAGCTTTTGCACCTTGCGCTGCAAAAGCTGACCGGCCGGGAGCGCAAAATTATGGAGCTCAGGTTTGGCTTGAACAACGGGATGGAAAAGACACAAAAAGAGGTGGCTGATATGCTGGGTATTTCTCAGTCATATATTTCCAGGCTGGAGAAAAGGATCATCAATAGACTTAAAAAGGAAATTCACCGTATGGAATAA
- the spoIIGA gene encoding sigma-E processing peptidase SpoIIGA codes for MPVYKVYLDQVFLGNLVMNYAILWAAAKLSRVPVHTARLVAGAALGAAYALAVFIPGAGFLQSVWFKTVISAGIVAVAFSPVTVRMFLTCLGCFFLASFTLGGLAIGIIFYLNSGRLSSWDGIGKVIEGNFWPGILLGLIALWAAGRGFAALLKKGKFENLFRIPILINSGGKQVRVEALLDTGNQLKDPMTQSPVVVVEYNSLKSLLPEQVQAGLERDGEADIWNILGSLSESSLSSRFSAVPFQSLGRANGMMLGFRPDEVVIERQGKLARPGRVVVGIYRNKLDPEGSYHALLGPNVLELTG; via the coding sequence ATGCCGGTTTATAAGGTCTACCTCGACCAGGTTTTCCTCGGCAACTTGGTTATGAATTATGCCATACTGTGGGCTGCCGCCAAACTCAGCCGGGTTCCTGTCCACACTGCGCGTTTGGTTGCCGGGGCGGCGCTGGGGGCTGCATATGCTCTGGCGGTCTTTATTCCCGGAGCAGGCTTTCTGCAGTCGGTATGGTTTAAGACCGTTATTTCCGCGGGAATTGTAGCGGTGGCCTTTTCCCCTGTAACCGTCAGGATGTTCCTGACCTGTCTGGGGTGCTTTTTCCTGGCTTCCTTTACCCTGGGGGGGCTGGCTATAGGAATAATTTTTTACCTTAATTCCGGCCGCTTGTCAAGTTGGGACGGCATTGGCAAAGTAATTGAAGGTAATTTTTGGCCGGGTATATTATTGGGACTAATAGCTCTTTGGGCAGCGGGCAGGGGTTTTGCGGCGCTCCTCAAAAAAGGCAAATTTGAAAACCTGTTCAGGATTCCTATCTTAATCAATTCCGGAGGCAAGCAGGTTAGGGTAGAAGCCCTCCTGGACACCGGGAACCAGTTAAAGGACCCCATGACTCAGAGTCCGGTAGTGGTAGTGGAGTACAACAGCCTGAAGTCTCTTCTGCCTGAACAGGTCCAGGCCGGTCTTGAGCGGGACGGGGAAGCGGATATCTGGAACATTTTAGGTTCTTTGAGCGAAAGCAGCCTCAGCTCACGCTTTAGCGCAGTGCCCTTTCAATCCCTGGGGCGCGCCAACGGGATGATGCTGGGTTTTCGCCCGGACGAGGTAGTTATTGAGAGGCAAGGGAAGTTGGCCAGACCTGGCCGTGTGGTGGTGGGCATATACCGTAATAAGCTTGATCCGGAAGGCTCTTATCACGCTCTGCTAGGACCAAATGTACTGGAACTGACCGGTTAA
- the ftsZ gene encoding cell division protein FtsZ — MLDFELDLDQFANIKVIGVGGGGNNAVNRMINAGLKGVEFIAVNTDAQALFLAQSNHKIQIGSKLTKGLGSGGNPEIGQKAAEESRDEILQALKGADMVFVTAGMGGGTGTGAAPVVSEVAKELGALTVGVVTKPFTFEGRKRATQAESGIEDLKAKVDTLITIPNDRLLQVIEKHTSIVEAFRIADDVLRQGVQGISDLIAVPGLINLDFADVKTIMRETGSALMGIGTASGENRATEAARASISSPLLETSIEGARGVLLNITGGTSLGLFEVNEAAEIIAQAADPDANIIFGAVIDERMEEEVRVTVIATGFDQRVPKKDRTKVELEIKPFSSHDDLDIPAFLRRR; from the coding sequence ATGCTTGATTTTGAGCTTGACCTTGACCAGTTTGCCAACATAAAGGTGATAGGGGTCGGGGGTGGGGGCAACAACGCGGTAAACCGGATGATCAACGCCGGGCTCAAGGGCGTGGAATTTATCGCGGTTAACACCGACGCCCAGGCGCTTTTCCTGGCCCAATCCAACCACAAGATTCAAATTGGCTCCAAACTTACCAAGGGACTGGGGTCTGGAGGCAATCCCGAAATTGGACAGAAGGCAGCCGAGGAAAGCCGTGATGAAATCCTGCAGGCTCTTAAAGGCGCTGATATGGTATTTGTTACAGCAGGTATGGGCGGCGGAACGGGGACAGGGGCCGCGCCTGTAGTTTCTGAGGTGGCCAAGGAACTGGGCGCCCTGACAGTAGGGGTGGTAACCAAACCTTTTACTTTCGAGGGCCGTAAGAGAGCCACGCAGGCCGAAAGCGGCATTGAGGACTTAAAAGCAAAGGTGGATACCTTAATAACCATTCCCAACGACCGGCTCTTACAGGTAATCGAAAAGCACACTTCCATCGTGGAGGCCTTCCGCATCGCTGATGATGTCCTGCGTCAGGGGGTCCAGGGGATTTCCGACCTCATTGCTGTCCCCGGCCTGATTAATCTGGATTTCGCAGATGTTAAGACCATTATGAGGGAAACCGGCTCAGCTTTGATGGGCATCGGCACAGCCAGTGGTGAAAACAGGGCTACCGAGGCGGCCAGGGCTTCCATATCCAGCCCTTTGCTGGAAACCTCCATCGAAGGAGCCAGGGGTGTTTTACTTAATATAACCGGGGGGACCTCCCTGGGGTTGTTTGAAGTCAATGAAGCGGCGGAGATTATCGCCCAGGCGGCAGATCCCGACGCCAACATTATTTTTGGCGCGGTAATTGATGAACGCATGGAAGAGGAAGTAAGAGTTACCGTGATAGCAACCGGCTTTGACCAGCGGGTACCCAAAAAGGATCGTACCAAGGTTGAACTGGAAATTAAGCCGTTTTCCAGCCATGACGACCTTGACATCCCTGCCTTTCTGCGGCGCCGCTAA
- a CDS encoding cell division protein FtsA → MAKKSPITLAGLDIGTSKTAVVIAQVRSGFPQILGSAEAPSIGVSKGCVTSPEAAAKAILQALEQAQRHAGTSRPSTAYVSFNGDTTAVKNCLVDLKPGRYSAGRSKRNGLQSVPAGLAEGDSALQLIPPRDLPGRSVFEVEAGARVVTAPTRNIKDISKAVHLAGLKVEDVVFGPVAAGEALLTTAEKEFGTILIDIGAGTTSVSIFDQGSLRETAVFPVGGEHLASDLAIGLHTSLNQAVEILSDCELSGSGDNKLDLANSIIEARLSEILHLTASVIKSFQYPGLLPGGAVFSGGAPLLGGFAPFAENILQIPVRVGDIQVDGQPLSLSLANAFGLVKYGAQRLTGSGLRLAANCEPGALMDRLIKWLQGRMKNGSRL, encoded by the coding sequence TTGGCCAAAAAGAGCCCTATTACACTGGCCGGCCTTGACATAGGCACTTCGAAGACGGCTGTGGTCATCGCGCAAGTAAGAAGCGGCTTCCCCCAAATACTTGGGTCGGCGGAAGCTCCGAGTATAGGTGTGAGCAAAGGATGTGTAACCAGCCCCGAAGCAGCCGCTAAAGCAATCTTACAGGCGCTGGAGCAAGCGCAAAGGCATGCCGGGACCAGCAGGCCATCAACTGCATATGTGAGCTTTAACGGGGATACGACAGCTGTAAAGAACTGCCTGGTGGACCTTAAACCAGGGAGATACTCTGCCGGCCGCAGCAAGCGCAACGGCCTTCAGTCTGTACCGGCTGGTTTGGCGGAAGGAGACAGCGCCCTTCAACTAATTCCCCCCAGAGACCTCCCTGGCCGGTCTGTATTTGAGGTGGAAGCGGGAGCCAGGGTGGTTACAGCGCCAACCCGCAATATCAAAGATATATCTAAAGCCGTCCACCTGGCCGGTTTAAAGGTTGAGGATGTGGTATTCGGTCCGGTGGCCGCTGGGGAAGCACTGTTAACGACGGCGGAGAAGGAATTCGGTACTATCCTCATCGATATTGGCGCCGGTACCACCTCCGTAAGCATTTTTGACCAGGGCTCGCTAAGGGAAACTGCGGTTTTTCCAGTAGGAGGCGAACACCTGGCAAGTGATTTGGCCATTGGCCTGCATACTTCCCTGAACCAGGCGGTAGAAATACTCAGTGATTGCGAGTTATCCGGGTCCGGGGATAATAAGTTGGATCTGGCAAATTCGATTATCGAAGCCCGCCTCTCAGAGATCCTGCATTTAACCGCCAGTGTGATTAAAAGCTTCCAATACCCCGGACTTCTGCCGGGTGGCGCTGTTTTTAGCGGAGGGGCGCCTCTGTTAGGAGGTTTTGCCCCGTTTGCTGAAAATATACTTCAGATACCGGTAAGGGTAGGGGACATCCAGGTTGACGGGCAGCCACTGAGTCTCAGCCTGGCCAATGCTTTTGGTCTGGTTAAGTACGGCGCGCAGCGCTTGACCGGCTCCGGGTTGAGACTGGCAGCAAACTGTGAACCAGGCGCATTGATGGACAGGTTGATCAAATGGTTGCAGGGTAGAATGAAAAACGGGAGCAGGCTGTAA
- a CDS encoding small basic family protein, translating to MWLGLWLALISLAAGVAMGLNLPLVLPQAYAKYMSVAALAALDSVFGGIRAAMEEHFDNTIFITGFFSNALLAAGLAFFGERLGMDLYLAAVVAFGVRLFQNLAIIRRYLLKK from the coding sequence ATGTGGTTAGGTCTCTGGCTGGCGTTAATCAGCCTGGCGGCAGGTGTTGCCATGGGTCTGAACCTGCCCCTGGTGCTTCCCCAAGCCTATGCCAAGTATATGTCGGTAGCCGCCCTGGCTGCCCTGGACTCGGTGTTTGGGGGTATCCGTGCGGCTATGGAAGAACATTTTGACAATACCATTTTTATTACCGGTTTCTTCAGCAATGCTCTTCTGGCTGCAGGTTTAGCCTTTTTTGGGGAAAGGTTGGGAATGGACCTCTACCTGGCTGCCGTAGTGGCATTTGGGGTAAGGCTGTTCCAGAATTTAGCGATCATTCGCCGCTATCTCCTAAAAAAATAA
- a CDS encoding DUF881 domain-containing protein: MKQALNKTTYLSISMVALFVGLMIAMQFRTNSSVEQAVPIDRVQELTIEKKQVERDLNQLKEESVDLQIKLAEAGKSHTAATGALESELFKNKLYGGLVPVEGQGVEVLLDNQEGSFYNIKDDDLLKVLNDLRGAGAEAIAVNDQRILATSEVRLAGSHINVNLTRLSPPYKVVAIGPSGTLKSSLEIRGGLTEYLSDLGVSVTVQSKDRVLAPAYTGSLRFDYAKHTQR, translated from the coding sequence TTGAAACAAGCTCTGAATAAAACAACATATTTATCAATCAGCATGGTTGCTTTGTTTGTGGGACTAATGATAGCCATGCAATTCCGTACCAACAGCAGTGTAGAACAGGCGGTCCCTATTGACAGGGTGCAGGAGCTGACAATTGAAAAAAAACAGGTGGAAAGAGACCTCAACCAGTTAAAGGAAGAGTCCGTTGACCTGCAAATTAAGCTGGCGGAAGCAGGGAAGAGCCACACGGCAGCTACAGGCGCGCTGGAGAGCGAGCTTTTCAAAAATAAGCTTTATGGCGGCCTGGTTCCGGTTGAGGGGCAGGGGGTTGAGGTCTTGCTCGACAACCAGGAAGGCAGCTTTTACAATATCAAAGACGACGACTTATTAAAGGTATTGAATGACCTGCGTGGGGCCGGGGCGGAGGCAATCGCTGTTAACGACCAGCGCATCCTTGCCACCAGTGAGGTGCGGCTGGCCGGCAGTCACATCAATGTAAACCTTACCAGGCTTTCACCTCCTTACAAGGTGGTTGCCATCGGACCCTCAGGCACACTCAAAAGCAGTCTGGAGATAAGAGGAGGATTGACGGAGTACTTAAGCGACCTCGGTGTTTCAGTTACAGTACAGTCAAAAGACAGGGTGCTGGCGCCGGCCTATACCGGTTCCTTGCGTTTTGATTACGCCAAACACACCCAAAGATAA